The proteins below are encoded in one region of Nitrospira lenta:
- a CDS encoding efflux RND transporter periplasmic adaptor subunit produces the protein MRRFGIVLGILAVGLAIGGYVFFTGERKAPVRYRTAAVERGSVVSVVSATGTINPVVSVQVGSQVSGMIKSLHADFNSRVRAGDVVAVIDPEPFKARRDQAASNLEMARANVARAKTDGAQRKRELERVRSLIDQNFVSQNDVDVAVTNAQGAEAQVHVAEAQVRQADAALNSAELELKYTTIRSPVDGIVVARNIEVGQTVAASFATPNLFLIALDLTKMQVDTNVSESDIGGIGEGKDATFSVDAYPGVRFSGVIRQVRLAPINVQNVVTYNVVVAVDNQDLRLKPGMTANVSIVVAQKEQVLKVPNAALRFTPPKSDRAEGGSAEGKGVKAEGRPAASRPSSGPADPGNPTRRVWMQEESGELVSVSVQTGISDGVWTEVVGGSLGEQDTVIVGLDMPRANRQGSELPPGFGGGGGQRRTRDRGV, from the coding sequence ATGCGACGATTCGGTATCGTGCTCGGTATTTTGGCGGTGGGGCTTGCCATCGGTGGGTATGTGTTCTTCACCGGAGAACGCAAGGCGCCGGTGCGGTACCGGACCGCCGCGGTCGAGCGCGGCTCCGTTGTCTCCGTCGTGAGTGCGACAGGCACGATCAATCCGGTGGTGTCGGTGCAAGTCGGCTCCCAAGTCTCCGGGATGATCAAAAGTCTTCATGCGGATTTCAATTCACGGGTGAGGGCCGGCGACGTCGTCGCCGTGATCGATCCGGAACCGTTTAAGGCCCGCCGGGACCAGGCTGCGAGTAATCTGGAAATGGCGCGGGCGAATGTGGCTCGGGCCAAGACCGACGGAGCGCAGCGCAAACGAGAACTTGAACGGGTCCGTTCTCTGATCGATCAGAACTTTGTCTCGCAGAATGATGTGGATGTGGCCGTGACCAACGCGCAGGGCGCGGAAGCGCAGGTGCATGTGGCCGAGGCGCAAGTCCGTCAGGCGGACGCGGCATTGAACTCGGCTGAGCTGGAGCTGAAATACACCACGATTCGCTCACCCGTCGATGGCATTGTGGTGGCCAGAAATATTGAGGTCGGGCAGACCGTTGCGGCCAGTTTCGCTACGCCGAATCTGTTCCTCATCGCACTCGACCTGACGAAGATGCAGGTGGATACCAATGTGAGTGAGTCGGATATCGGCGGGATCGGGGAGGGAAAGGATGCCACATTTTCCGTGGATGCGTATCCCGGTGTGCGGTTTTCAGGTGTGATCCGCCAGGTGCGGTTGGCGCCGATCAATGTGCAGAATGTGGTGACCTACAATGTCGTGGTCGCCGTCGACAATCAGGATTTGCGTCTGAAGCCCGGGATGACGGCGAATGTTTCCATTGTCGTGGCTCAAAAAGAGCAAGTTCTCAAGGTGCCGAACGCGGCGTTGCGTTTTACCCCGCCCAAGAGCGACCGTGCGGAAGGCGGATCGGCTGAAGGGAAAGGCGTGAAGGCCGAAGGCCGGCCGGCGGCGAGCCGACCATCGTCCGGTCCCGCGGACCCTGGAAATCCTACCCGTAGGGTGTGGATGCAGGAGGAGTCCGGTGAGCTGGTCTCCGTGTCGGTTCAGACGGGGATTTCCGATGGTGTTTGGACGGAGGTCGTCGGCGGCTCGCTTGGAGAGCAGGATACGGTGATCGTGGGGCTCGACATGCCTCGGGCAAATCGACAAGGGAGCGAGCTCCCGCCCGGTTTCGGTGGCGGCGGCGGACAGCGCCGTACGCGTGATCGGGGTGTGTAG